In Phlebotomus papatasi isolate M1 chromosome 1, Ppap_2.1, whole genome shotgun sequence, the following proteins share a genomic window:
- the LOC129799053 gene encoding zonadhesin-like: MNWCLVRIALVTCALVLCIGEVDSSEDHSYQVESVEHDLETDQDDYYNEEDEERRKHHYHHHGHGSHHHGTHYVTTQKPKPAATTEKGPVALPNPKPKSCPRYEEYHDCGSPCQVLCSNLGQECNIQNIRCPDGCYCIPGYARTSSNGPCVPQYKCPKPYCPANEVWLDCFQAPTCDRECSSLGKSCDVVGSGCNPGCFCRTGYARHPETGKCVPTSQCPAPKPECSRNEEYRSCDYRCKENCNSDYCKYEKRPCEEGCFCKSGYARVNDKCIPRSFCKSCPTHERYLECGNSCQESCKKDVSRCRTCERSGCFCEEGYSRIDGVCRPDSECPERQCPSHEVFLECGSACQDNCDQNQPCTDQCVQGCFCEPGYARINGKCVLRSSCNVCPPHEEYLECGNACIESCYEDSSRCIPCASSGCFCVDGYSRINGTCRPDSECPNRQCPAHEVFLECGSVCQDDCNPNQQCTEQCARACFCEPGYARINGVCKPRNQCSPQCPENEHFEQCGNTCTESCVKERVNCSPNCYPGCYCNKGFVRMNGKCVPEKFCKKCNLNEEYLTCGNACQDLCDASATTCLDECVEGCFCEKGFSRINGVCVPRRQCFTCGTGEEYTECGSSCLELCNRNVILCPPVCEEGCFCASGFSRVNGQCLPNELCPTCEENEEYQSCGNYCLERCGNPLCPADLPCDSGCFCKPGFKRDGKVCVPEKQCPPQCQGPNEVYSTCGNNCTDLCPDPNRFCTLECYNGCFCAEGFSRPDYNSPCIPTEQCTTCSGENEQFYECGNPCLENCPIPEICTLQCVKGCFCKPNHVRLFPGGPCVPEWQCLTQCTRPFEELSSCGNNCTELCPRPGRACNKNCWRGCFCKKGYYRAHYDGLCIPESKCPAPPVCTGPNEEVRDCSSPCDDDCPGENNECAFDCQVGCYCKPGFKRLSRGGQCVPENECSAKCTGVNEEYTDCGNPCNEDCPNSGRVCAAVCYKGCYCKPNHVRINGQCVPNSQCPKECPGQNEVYSECGNHCRDECNSEVCLTVCEVGCFCQPGFSRKDGVCVPTEECPPKCDGVNEEYTTCGSSCTEQCGVRICPAICQTGCFCKPGHSRIQGVCTPTRDCPACGENEEYTYCGSGCTDPCETRGQNCLDACREGCFCKEDHSRVTPGSPCVPDSQCTNVTCGRYEVYASCGRNCQTTCDNLGVNCPIVHIRCPDGCYCEPGYARVYEGGSCVKQEYCPYSPCGDNEVWLECGDPKQPIPCPQNCKDVGKSCQEEYPSCDMPSMGGCYCKAGFSRAPDGRKCVATSKCSSYSY; encoded by the exons ATGAATTGGTGTCTTGTGAGAATCGCCTTGGTGACTTGTGCATTGGTGCTATGTATCGGTGAAGTTGACTCAAGTGAAGATCATTCATATCAAGTTGAATCCGTAGAACATGACCTAGAAACCGATCAGGATGACTACTACAACGAAGAAGATGAAGAAAGAAGAAAGCATCACTACCACC ATCATGGACATGGATCTCATCATCATGGAACTCACTATGTCACAACGCAAAAGCCCAAACCTGCTGCAACTACGGAAAAAGGTCCTGTAGCCCTTCCAAATCCCAAACCAAAATCCTGCCCAAGATATGAGGAATATCACGATTGTGGATCACCCTGTCAAGTTCTGTGCTCAAATCTAGGTCAAGAGTGCAACATTCAGAATATTCGATGTCCTGATGGATGCTACTGTATACCAGGATATGCAAGAACTTCTTCAAATGGTCCCTGTGTTCCACAGTACAAATGCCCAA AACCGTACTGTCCGGCAAATGAGGTCTGGCTTGACTGCTTCCAAGCCCCTACGTGCGACAGGGAGTGTAGCAGCCTAGGAAAATCATGTGACGTCGTAGGGAGTGGTTGCAATCCCGGATGTTTCTGTCGAACGGGATATGCTCGGCATCCTGAGACAGGAAAGTGCGTACCGACCAGCCAGTGCCCTGCACCAAAACCAGAGTGCTCAAGGAATGAAGAATACAGGTCATGTGACTACCGTTGCAAGGAGAACTGCAACAGTGACTACTGCAAGTATGAGAAACGTCCCTGTGAGGAAGGATGCTTCTGTAAATCAGGCTACGCAAGGGTCAACGACAAATGTATCCCAAGATCGTTCTGCAAGTCTTGCCCAACTCACGAGCGGTACCTTGAGTGTGGAAACTCATGCCAGGAGTCCTGCAAAAAGGACGTTTCGAGGTGTAGAACTTGCGAAAGGTCAGGATGCTTCTGTGAAGAAGGATACTCCAGAATCGACGGCGTCTGTCGTCCTGATAGCGAATGTCCAGAAAGGCAATGTCCATCCCATGAGGTATTTTTAGAATGTGGCAGTGCATGCCAAGACAACTGCGACCAGAACCAGCCTTGCACTGATCAATGCGTTCAAGGATGTTTCTGCGAACCCGGCTACGCAAGGATCAACGGAAAATGTGTACTGAGGTCATCGTGCAATGTCTGTCCTCCTCACGAGGAATACTTAGAATGCGGTAATGCCTGCATAGAGTCCTGCTATGAAGATTCATCGAGATGTATACCATGTGCTAGTTCAGGATGTTTCTGTGTTGACGGATATTCTAGAATCAATGGCACCTGTCGCCCTGACAGTGAATGCCCAAACAGACAGTGTCCGGCCCATGAAGTATTCCTCGAATGCGGTAGTGTATGTCAAGATGATTGCAATCCCAATCAACAGTGTACAGAACAATGTGCCCGAGCTTGCTTCTGCGAACCAGGCTATGCTAGAATCAACGGAGTATGCAAACCAAGGAACCAATGTTCACCACAGTGTCCAGAAAATGAACATTTTGAACAATGTGGAAACACCTGCACTGAGAGTTGCGTAAAAGAACGTGTCAACTGTTCACCAAATTGCTACCCAGGATGCTACTGCAATAAAGGCTTCGTCAGGATGAATGGGAAATGCGTTCCTGAGAAGTTCTGCAAGAAATGCAATTTGAACGAGGAATACCTAACTTGTGGCAATGCATGTCAGGATTTATGTGATGCCTCAGCTACAACATGCCTAGATGAATGTGTCGAAGGATGTTTCTGCGAAAAAGGATTCAGTCGCATCAACGGAGTTTGCGTTCCACGGAGACAGTGCTTCACTTGCGGTACAGGAGAAGAATACACAGAATGCGGAAGTTCGTGCTTAGAGCTCTGCAATAGGAATGTCATCCTCTGTCCACCGGTCTGCGAAGAAGGATGCTTCTGTGCTTCGGGATTCTCTCGCGTCAACGGACAATGTCTTCCAAACGAGCTCTGTCCTACGTGCGAGGAGAATGAAGAATACCAAAGCTGTGGAAACTATTGTTTAGAACGCTGTGGTAATCCTCTATGTCCTGCTGATCTACCATGCGATAGTGGTTGCTTCTGCAAACCTGGCTTCAAACGCGATGGTAAAGTCTGTGTTCctgaaaaacagtgtccaccacaATGTCAAGGCCCCAATGAAGTTTACTCGACTTGTGGAAATAACTGTACTGATCTATGTCCGGATCCAAATCGCTTCTGTACTCTTGAGTGCTACAACGGGTGCTTCTGCGCTGAAGGATTCAGTCGACCAGACTACAACAGTCCTTGTATACCAACAGAACAATGTACGACATGTTCTGGGGAAAATGAACAGTTCTATGAATGTGGAAATCCCTGCTTAGAAAACTGCCCTATTCCCGAAATATGCACCTTACAATGCGTAAAAGGATGCTTCTGCAAGCCAAATCATGTTCGATTGTTCCCAG GTGGACCTTGTGTTCCCGAGTGGCAATGTCTCACCCAGTGTACAAGGCCATTCGAAGAACTCAGTTCCTGCGGAAACAACTGCACAGAACTATGTCCACGACCTGGTAGAGCATGCAACAAAAACTGCTGGAGAGGTTGCTTCTGCAAGAAAGGCTACTACCGAGCACACTACGACGGACTCTGTATCCCGGAATCCAAGTGTCCTGCACCTCCAGTTTGCACGGGTCCTAACGAGGAAGTTAGGGACTGCAGCAGTCCATGCGATGACGACTGTCCAGGAGAAAATAACGAATGTGCATTTGACTGCCAAGTGGGATGCTACTGCAAACCTGGTTTTAAACGCTTATCTAGAGGTGGACAATGTGTTCCTGAGAATGAGTGTTCAGCCAAGTGCACGGGTGTAAACGAGGAATACACAGACTGTGGCAATCCATGTAACGAAGATTGTCCGAACTCTGGTCGTGTTTGTGCTGCGGTCTGCTACAAAGGATGCTACTGCAAACCCAATCACGTTCGAATCAACGGACAATGCGTACCGAATTCGCAATGTCCGAAGGAATGTCCAGGACAGAACGAAGTCTACAGCGAATGTGGTAATCACTGCAGAGACGAATGCAACAGTGAGGTTTGCCTTACAGTTTGTGAGGTTGGATGCTTCTGCCAACCTGGCTTCTCCCGTAAGGACGGAGTTTGCGTACCTACAGAAGAGTGTCCACCCAAATGCGATGGCGTCAATGAAGAGTACACAACCTGTGGCAGTTCATGTACCGAACAATGTGGTGTAAGGATTTGCCCTGCTATTTGCCAAACCGGTTGCTTCTGCAAACCAGGACACTCAAGGATTCAAGGCGTTTGCACTCCTACAAGAGATTGTCCGGCTTGTGGAGAAAATGAGGAGTATACCTATTGCGGAAGTGGATGTACTGATCCTTGCGAAACCAGAGGACAAAACTGCCTAGACGCTTGCCGAGAAGGATGCTTCTGCAAGGAGGACCATAGCCGAGTTACTCCAGGATCGCCTTGTGTTCCAGACAGTCAATGCACAA ACGTCACATGCGGAAGATACGAAGTGTATGCGAGCTGTGGGAGAAATTGTCAGACAACTTGCGACAACTTAGGGGTAAATTGTCCAATTGTGCACATCAGGTGCCCCGATGGTTGTTACTGTGAGCCAGGCTACGCAAGAGTTTACGAAGGAGGAAGTTGCGTAAAGCAAGAGTATTGCCCAT ATTCTCCATGTGGCGATAACGAAGTCTGGCTGGAATGTGGAGATCCGAAACAACCTATTCCATGTCCGCAGAATTGCAAGGACGTCGGGAAGTCATGTCAGGAGGAGTATCCTTCGTGCGATATGCCATCTATGGGAGGATGCTACTGCAAAGCTGGATTTTCTCGAGCACCTGATGGTAGGAAATGCGTTGCAACCAGCAAATGCAGCTCATATTCTTACTAA